One Amycolatopsis sp. NBC_00355 genomic window carries:
- a CDS encoding YncE family protein — translation MRLAPWCLAVVLLAGCSSPVADKPAELPPAAEPAAAPGVARTPAGQVLPIGSAPEGVVADAVTHLVAVGVRKPDALALVDARTGQVVKRVPLPGWLRHLQLAAPGGPVLVPDETSNSLLTVALPGGEVTTTVVTGVVPHDATRAANGSYFVANELGKSVAVVRDGHVVHTFPDVTQPAGLAAVGDLVGLVDVRQNDLTVYDAGALRQVGRVPAGAGPTHVLADKRGHLAVADTRGNAVLLYRLTPRLEQIGKLTLPGTPYGIAYDAVRDRMWVTLTARNEVVGIDLASGTPTEVVRLPTVRQPNTVGVDPATGRLFVTGTADGVLELIDPR, via the coding sequence GTGCGTCTCGCTCCTTGGTGCCTGGCTGTCGTCCTCCTCGCCGGCTGCTCGAGCCCGGTCGCGGACAAACCCGCCGAACTGCCGCCGGCCGCCGAACCCGCCGCCGCTCCCGGGGTGGCCCGGACGCCGGCCGGTCAGGTGCTGCCGATCGGCTCGGCGCCCGAAGGTGTCGTCGCCGACGCGGTCACGCACCTGGTCGCGGTCGGCGTCCGGAAGCCGGACGCGCTCGCCCTCGTCGACGCGCGCACCGGGCAGGTGGTGAAGCGGGTGCCGTTGCCCGGCTGGCTGCGCCACCTCCAGCTCGCCGCGCCCGGCGGGCCGGTGCTGGTCCCCGATGAGACGTCCAACTCGTTGCTGACCGTCGCCCTGCCCGGGGGCGAGGTGACCACGACGGTGGTGACCGGCGTGGTCCCGCACGACGCGACCCGGGCCGCCAACGGCTCGTACTTCGTCGCGAACGAGCTGGGCAAGAGCGTGGCCGTCGTCCGCGACGGGCACGTCGTGCACACCTTTCCCGACGTCACCCAGCCGGCCGGGCTCGCGGCCGTGGGTGATCTCGTCGGGCTGGTCGACGTCCGGCAGAACGATCTCACCGTCTACGACGCGGGGGCGCTGCGGCAGGTCGGACGTGTCCCCGCCGGTGCCGGGCCCACGCACGTGCTCGCCGACAAGCGCGGCCACCTCGCGGTGGCCGACACCCGCGGCAACGCCGTCCTGCTCTACCGGCTCACGCCGCGGCTCGAACAGATCGGGAAGCTGACGCTGCCGGGAACGCCGTACGGGATCGCTTACGACGCGGTGCGCGACCGCATGTGGGTGACGCTGACCGCGCGCAACGAGGTGGTCGGCATCGACCTCGCCTCCGGTACGCCGACTGAGGTCGTGCGGCTGCCGACCGTGCGGCAGCCGAACACGGTCGGCGTCGACCCGGCGACCGGGAGGCTGTTCGTCACCGGTACCGCCGACGGCGTCCTCGAGCTGATCGACCCACGCTGA